CTTCAGGGCTTATAGTGCCTCTCCAGCTGATTGTACCGCTTGATTATAATGGTTTTGAAATCTTCCTTAGATTTCATTATCTTTCTGGCAGTTGTCTTATCACCCAGATATAAAACCCAGCTGGCAATCCACTCCGCCTCCTGTGTTGTGAAGTTATTGATATTATCTCTGAGCTCTCTGAAGTTTTTTATCACCTGCTCATCCTTATAGTAGGGATTTTTCCCATCAGCTTCAAAAAGCTTCCTTGCTATTTTAGGTAAGGTTATCCTCTTTCCAATACCTTTCGACCTGCCCCTTTTCTTTCTAAAAGCCAAAATGTCACCTCCTATTTCTTGAGTTATCTTCCTTTTTATTGCTTATAAAATTTGATGTATCTGGATGCTATAGTGTTCCAGTTGAAGAATTTTCTGGCTGCCTCCTGCCCCTGTTCACCCAGGCTTTTTACGCCCAGTGGGTCATTTATTATATAATTTATTCCCCAGGCAATCGACTCGGGGGTTGGGAATACCTTGATGCCATTTACAAAGTTGTTGATATTTTCTCCCAGCCCACCTACATCTGTGGCTACCACAGCCTTCCCGGCAGACCAGGCTTCAAGAAGCACAAGGCCAAAAGGCTCATTTCTGCTGGGAATGCATACAATATCACTGGCATTTAGAAGCTCAAGATATTCCTCATCTGGAATATATCCTAAAAACTGAACTGCATGGGAGACACCATTTTTTCTGGCAAGGTATTCAAGATGACCTCTCATGCCGCCGCCGCCTGCAATAACAAATCTTGCGTCCCAGCGGTGTCTGAGCACATGTGGTATGGCATTCACCAGAAGGTCTGGCCCCTTCTGGGTTACCAGCCGTCCTATAAAAAAGATTAGGGGTGCAAGGGGATGAATTCCATACTTTTGCTTAACCCTGCCGGGGTCAACCTCCCTTTTAAACTTCTCTGATTTTATTCCGTTGGGAATAACATCCACTTTCCAGTCAGGAATATTGTATAACCCGCCCAGTTCATTCTTCATTGTATTGGAAACAGTGGTTATTCTATCAGCGACGTAGCCACCGTACCATTCCCTGCCGGAAATTTCCCTGAATTCATACCATTCCCCGAAGGCATTCCCGTTCCTTCCCCATTCAGTAGAGTGGTAGGTTAGAATAAATTGATATCCCTTTTGAAGTTTCAGGTGGTTCAGGGCATTTATCACATGCCAGTCATGGCCATGCAGCACATCAAATTTTCCTTCCTTCTCAACTTCGTAGAACCTCTTTACCATGGAATCTGCCATCTTATCGCAGAATTCCAGAATATTGCCGGCAGGGTCAAAGGCGCATCTTTGATATACAACACCTTCAATTTCTTCTCTGACTGGCTGGTTGTCTCCTATCCTTGTAAACAGATGTACCTCGTGTCCTTTATCTGCCAGGGCTTCGGACAGATATGTTACTGCGGGTGCCATCCCACCGACTCTGATGGAGTAGAGGGACTCCCAGGAAAACATAGCAATTTT
The archaeon BMS3Bbin15 genome window above contains:
- a CDS encoding glycogen synthase; its protein translation is METLKIAMFSWESLYSIRVGGMAPAVTYLSEALADKGHEVHLFTRIGDNQPVREEIEGVVYQRCAFDPAGNILEFCDKMADSMVKRFYEVEKEGKFDVLHGHDWHVINALNHLKLQKGYQFILTYHSTEWGRNGNAFGEWYEFREISGREWYGGYVADRITTVSNTMKNELGGLYNIPDWKVDVIPNGIKSEKFKREVDPGRVKQKYGIHPLAPLIFFIGRLVTQKGPDLLVNAIPHVLRHRWDARFVIAGGGGMRGHLEYLARKNGVSHAVQFLGYIPDEEYLELLNASDIVCIPSRNEPFGLVLLEAWSAGKAVVATDVGGLGENINNFVNGIKVFPTPESIAWGINYIINDPLGVKSLGEQGQEAARKFFNWNTIASRYIKFYKQ